A DNA window from Bacillus andreraoultii contains the following coding sequences:
- a CDS encoding DUF2309 domain-containing protein: MNTTSARPLVVESNHIHQKLNISQLVNKASHVITPYGPIDKFAARNPWAGMESEPFEKVAKKLKAMTNVDILPNQMMIKKAWEHREINEDILIKKLEQWIRKHVSHIPFDQAKAFCLAGVMDFNTKFENTSEIQAMARKLGRFQMPFDDRKTVKTYSQILEQNGISQDASRVNQSMIKWCKLFLDQSQALWSMPNREKGFFVAWKNVICFDPDYKDYLGEIGNLPDHATEALQYSLQQLNIPQKDIQEYIEAHLLALPGWAGMILWRAENISGEEELLTEYLAVRVTLESLLVKKHLPLQKDHTKKEVDFEQLVAAWFQWGKMSPSSWFRLSFSEIRARLKLAYDFNELVRKQLWLEAWEETYESQLRQKITSVQGNVTQTASVLAQFVFCIDVRSEPFRRQLENAGPFETIGTAGFFGLPIETCELGKHHAHPSLPVMFKPQYKVNETLHDEGLENYFERIRTGFAVTKTFKSMKHQLLTSMLLPEISGPYLTVQTLARSLTPKMAGSALRKIRKKWLKKPTTTLTINRETNSEELLPIGFSKEERVYYTRQALLMMGLTKHFAPLVVICGHGSISTNNPYASSLDCGACGGASSRFNARVLATLCNLPDVRNELAKDGIYIPEETMFVAAEHITSLDELHWVDVPELTTAAKEAMKIVEDVLPEVSEKANAERISKLPGVKAINYQPRREAVRLAEDWSEIRPEWGLARNASFIIGKRELTSFCHLDSRSFLQNYDWEMDPDGTILNHIISGPVTVAQWINLQYYASTVAPHYYGSGNKTTQTVTAGVGVMQGNASDLLIGLPWQSVMLSDEEAYHTPIRLLIVIQAPRSHIERLLNNNHDFHQKLKNGWIRLASIGPDREWSSWS, encoded by the coding sequence TTGAATACGACATCAGCAAGACCACTAGTAGTTGAAAGTAATCATATACATCAAAAATTAAATATATCGCAATTAGTTAACAAAGCGAGTCATGTGATTACTCCTTATGGACCGATTGATAAGTTTGCTGCAAGAAATCCTTGGGCAGGGATGGAATCAGAGCCGTTTGAAAAAGTTGCTAAAAAATTGAAGGCAATGACGAATGTTGACATATTGCCGAACCAAATGATGATAAAAAAAGCGTGGGAGCATAGGGAAATCAATGAAGATATTTTAATCAAAAAGCTTGAACAGTGGATTCGTAAACATGTTTCACATATACCATTTGATCAAGCAAAAGCCTTTTGTTTGGCTGGGGTAATGGACTTTAATACGAAGTTTGAAAATACGTCGGAAATCCAAGCGATGGCAAGAAAGTTAGGTCGCTTTCAAATGCCGTTTGATGATCGTAAAACAGTCAAAACATATAGTCAGATTCTTGAACAAAATGGAATTAGTCAAGATGCGAGTAGAGTAAATCAGTCGATGATTAAATGGTGTAAATTGTTTTTAGATCAATCACAAGCGCTTTGGTCGATGCCGAATCGGGAAAAGGGATTTTTTGTCGCTTGGAAAAATGTTATCTGCTTTGATCCCGATTATAAAGATTACCTTGGTGAAATAGGCAACTTACCTGACCACGCGACAGAAGCATTACAATACAGTTTACAACAATTAAATATTCCACAGAAAGATATTCAAGAGTATATTGAGGCACACTTACTAGCCTTACCTGGCTGGGCCGGAATGATTTTATGGCGTGCAGAAAATATTTCTGGTGAAGAGGAATTACTTACTGAATATTTAGCCGTACGTGTTACACTAGAATCTTTATTAGTAAAAAAACATTTACCGTTACAAAAAGATCATACTAAAAAAGAAGTGGATTTCGAACAACTTGTTGCCGCTTGGTTTCAATGGGGAAAAATGTCACCATCAAGCTGGTTCCGTTTATCTTTTTCAGAAATAAGAGCTCGTCTAAAATTAGCATATGATTTTAATGAATTAGTTAGAAAACAATTATGGCTGGAAGCATGGGAGGAAACATATGAAAGTCAACTACGACAAAAAATCACATCGGTACAAGGAAACGTGACACAAACTGCATCTGTCTTAGCTCAATTTGTTTTTTGTATTGATGTACGATCTGAGCCCTTTAGAAGACAGTTAGAAAATGCAGGTCCATTTGAAACAATCGGTACAGCTGGATTCTTCGGTTTACCAATTGAAACATGTGAGCTTGGCAAGCACCATGCTCATCCATCATTACCAGTTATGTTTAAACCACAATATAAAGTGAATGAAACTTTACATGACGAAGGGTTAGAAAATTATTTTGAACGTATTCGTACAGGTTTTGCTGTAACAAAAACGTTCAAAAGTATGAAACACCAGCTATTAACGAGTATGCTGCTTCCAGAAATAAGTGGTCCTTATTTAACAGTACAAACGTTGGCAAGAAGTTTGACACCAAAAATGGCTGGAAGTGCATTGCGAAAAATAAGAAAAAAATGGTTAAAAAAACCAACTACGACCTTAACAATTAATAGAGAAACAAACTCAGAAGAATTGCTGCCAATTGGATTTTCTAAAGAGGAAAGGGTTTATTATACCCGACAAGCATTATTAATGATGGGACTGACTAAACATTTTGCACCTTTAGTTGTTATTTGTGGTCATGGAAGTATTAGTACGAATAACCCATATGCGTCAAGTTTAGATTGTGGGGCTTGTGGTGGTGCATCGAGTCGTTTTAATGCTCGAGTTTTAGCCACTTTATGTAATCTTCCAGATGTAAGAAATGAACTAGCGAAAGATGGAATTTATATACCTGAGGAAACGATGTTTGTTGCGGCAGAGCACATTACTTCCTTAGATGAGTTGCATTGGGTAGATGTACCTGAATTAACGACTGCAGCTAAAGAGGCAATGAAAATAGTTGAAGATGTACTCCCTGAGGTGAGCGAAAAAGCAAATGCAGAACGAATTTCCAAATTGCCAGGGGTTAAAGCAATCAATTATCAGCCAAGAAGAGAAGCCGTCCGTTTAGCCGAAGATTGGAGTGAAATTCGACCAGAATGGGGTTTAGCTCGTAATGCGAGTTTTATTATTGGCAAGCGAGAATTGACGAGTTTTTGTCATTTAGATAGTAGGAGTTTCTTACAAAATTACGATTGGGAAATGGATCCAGATGGAACAATTTTAAATCATATTATTTCAGGTCCAGTAACAGTGGCGCAATGGATTAATTTGCAATACTATGCATCAACAGTGGCTCCTCATTATTACGGAAGTGGAAATAAAACAACGCAAACGGTCACAGCAGGCGTTGGTGTCATGCAAGGAAATGCAAGTGATTTATTAATTGGCTTACCATGGCAATCGGTCATGTTATCAGATGAAGAAGCATATCATACGCCCATACGTCTTCTCATTGTCATTCAAGCACCGAGAAGCCATATTGAACGGTTACTAAATAACAATCACGATTTTCACCAAAAATTAAAGAACGGCTGGATTCGATTAGCGTCTATTGGTCCCGATAGAGAATGGAGTAGTTGGTCTTAA